A region of the Numenius arquata chromosome 2, bNumArq3.hap1.1, whole genome shotgun sequence genome:
CAGTGCATGATTGTGctgtttaatttatatttacataTCCACAACTAGcacaaaagattatttaaaacatatataatggacatctttaaaaaaaaaatatgtttagacATAAATGtgcatatacattaaaaaaaaaaccaaacaaaccagcaaaGAACCTTCCCCCAAACACACGGTCTTATGACTCTTCCTGCAAGTTTCAGCAGATTGTTCAACGCCTTTAGGACAAGCAAAATTTGGCAGTGTCCTGTCTGGATTGAGATCTTTCAGGTATCCTCACAATCTGTACTCTGTTATTCAGTATGATACGCAGACTGAGAATAAATGGTAACAACTTCACTGAACAATCTGCAATATTACATCAGGACCTAATAAGAAGAACCAGAAATTCCCTTTTACCACTACAAGCACAACAGCAGAGCCTGgtacttttttccccatgaacATGAACAAAGACTGCATATTTGTGACTCGGGGGTGCACGTACATACACACATCAGTTGCTTCACCCAAGTGATTTCTCAGAAGCTAAGTTTGCCAAATGGCTTGTATCAAATGTACTGaatactgtaaatatttaaaagtctGCCCATAAATTAAGCTTTGTGTCAGCACCTTTCAAAACTTGTTCTTAAAACAATACgtgcatgttttatttcaaatgcaaaatttagtCCACTTAAATTTAAAGGTGGACACAGACATCCTGCTATCTCACCAGTAATAATAAAACTACAATTTTATACCATTACCTGTTGTCTTTCCCTGGATACATCTGAGTATATTCAACTCTGTATTTTTTGGCAAACAGCATGAAGGCATTCATTGGTCTTTTGCACTTGTTTGGAGAAGTGGCACTCACAGTACTTGCAGTCCCTGAGCTGTGGCTTTTGCCAGCTTTACTGTACAAAGAACTGGAGGAAAGGTGTGATGATGCAGTAGATGCACAGTTTTTACTACTGCTTTCTGATCTCTCAGCATCTTGATTGTTTGATCCTCCACAAGACAGAGAAGCGCGACGCTGGCGAGCCATGCTGCTTAGCACATAAACTGCAGAGGAATCCATGGGTGTAAAATCATAACTACAAGAAAAAGACACACCATAAGACGATCCAgtaattttcatgtaaaaatcTCTAAACAGCTGTTTACTCTTCATCAGTACTAGATTTCCAGTATTCTGCTATCTTTTGTGTGACATAATGAAACTGTGCTTGATGCAgatgtcaatgaaaaaaaaagtttggcagATGAATTAATGACTTTTTCAATGCAATAGCAGACTGCAGCTTTGCAAGACCTGCTGTGTACTATCACCTGCCCAACTCTACGTCAATTAATTATACACTGTCTTCAAATTTCACCCTCTTTTGAAAtcagtttctcttttttactGCTTGTGTCCTTACCATAAAGCAAGTCTGGTCAGTTAATGATATGTACTGAAAGGAACAACTGATGAGGAGAGAGTGAGCTTTGAGTTCATCTGCAGATATATTTAATCACAAATACAAAACCAttgtatgaaaataaattatatacacTATAAATAACCTCTCTAGGCAGTTGTGTATTATTTTACAGCCAAATCTTTCACTGAGATTAAAAAATTGCTTAAAGACCCATGACATTACATAGTATTTGATTCAAAGCTGACAGAGGTCTGCCCTCTAGTGACAAAAATGTGAGATTCCTCAGTATTTGAAGCTAACTCAGATGAGTTGTTCCATACAATTTAAATCTCCAAATACTACATAAACTGTTACAATGTTTTTGTTGTCCAACAAGTACAATTAACCTCTAGCCACTACAGAAGTTTAATTGCACAGGCTATTTGTTACCATCTCCAGGTGTGCACAGGGCACTGTAGGAACCACAGGCTACACTGTCTTTAGCGTGTCAGGTGAGGAAAACACACTTGTAAAGATGCTACTTGATTGTAAATCCAAAACACTAAGTTACCACctcaaaataaacacaaaatgtaTCTAAATCTAAGGCTCCTCTCACCCACTGCTCAATCTGGCTACAGTTGCGTAATTTATGGCAAGAATAAGAACTTTGAAGGGCTTTTTCCCAAACACAATGTAGAACTGCTAGCAAGGAAGCACTGCAAGTGGTAGCACAGACCCCATCTGCACAGGCAGCCCCTTTCTCTGAATGGAACCAAAAGCAAAGGTGGAGCCTAGGAGGTCGTCTCCAAAATCCCtcagaaaagtaaaaagcaacaaagaaaggATAATGCCTACAACCTTGCAGGTTGCAAGTGAAAGGACTCTCTGTTCTACAAACAGTCCAGCACTCTTCCTATCCCTAATCTCCTTCCCATAACACAGCAacgggggtttgttttttaattcttctgcccCATTAACCACAGCTGCTGTTGCATGCTCCTTTCTCAGTgacttcttccctttttcccagagAGACAAGAAATCTGAAGTGTCACAGCAGTATTCAGCTGGGCTGCAGGTTGAGTAAGAAGCCGGAAGTCCCGTTTCTTCAGTGAGATGTAAATATAATGATTCTAACAGCTCTCTACATATGCAGTTCAGAACAGGaggtattaagaagaaaaaagcccagaCAGCAAAGGAGGGAAGACAAGCAATTTGAACTCCCTCAGACTGAAATCATACAAGAGCTCCTAGGGCTTGAActgcaaaaagcattttaattacatttttttctattgtaaaacaaacaaacaaacaacccaaacaaacgaacaaaacaccaaaaagcagtAAGGCTAAAAGCAAATGCTAAAAAGGAGCTAACACTATAGGAGAAGATGGAGTCTAATAAATCTAGAAGTCCCAAAGTAGTATGAAAAATCTTTGTGAGTAATACTACTTCCTAAGAACAATTTCTGTTGGACAGGACCTCTGAAGGTTATCTGGTTGaacctcttgctcaaagcaaGGCAAACCTCAAAGTTAATCAAACTTTGAAGTTAGGTAAGTTTGATATATtagaaaggaaacacaaaaagcAGAATACAAAAAACCAGTAAGAAGTAATTATAAAGCACTGTATTCTAAAGCCATAGCTCATGCATTAATTACTACGAAACTACTCAGATAATTCTGATACATAGCTGCATATGATGCACAAGTTAATAGCTGGCAGATGTACTACTGTGGGAAAACTGTACTAGGTTTTTCAAACATAACCCACGTTACCTGAAGAATTCATACAGATAATACTTATTTTTTACTGCTTTATCTAATCTGGCTTAAACTAGCATAAGCAGGGGCTGAAAAGTTATTTCTCTCCAAGACACTACTTTGCAGTTTAGCAGAGCGCATAATTACACAGCTTTCCTAGtattgtcttcattttttccctctcatttatCTTGTATTACCAGTATTCTCTCTTTGCTCTACATAATACTTCAAATTCTTGTAGACTTAAGGTGCCTACTTATTAAATACAAAAACCACTGAGGCCACTTTATCCAAAAATTACCTTTTAAATGTATCAAAAACACCTGAATCATCAAAGTTAATGGCATCAGGGTGTCCAGGAGGTAGACACAGATCTCCAAGATGCATTTCACAGCATGGAATGCCATGCTGTACCACAGTCAAGCTTGGATAAAAAGATGACCAACCTGAAGTGGTAAAGAGTTAAATTAGACAAACGGCCAAACAATCTCTCTAGTTCTTAACTGGAGCAATCCTATAGCTCTAAATGATatcattttataaaaatgttcCAATGTAGTTTCTTTCACCCAAAAGAAAGATGAGGAACACTTACAGAATTCTTACtgcaaatagtttatttttatctcAAGTAAAATCtcattctaggaaaaaaagtaatcaaaatctGGAAACTTTTATCATCACAAGTTTCACGTTTAGCAAGTGAGAAAAGCCTCCCTTACTTgcagccttcctttctccccccaatttttctgttttcctgagctTCATTTATATACTTGACCAAATCTTTCCTTAAGAGATATGCAGTATTTCAGTAGCTTTACAGTTTTGTTTGTTCAAATTCTGGATTTCTTTACAAAGATAGTCAATTGATTCTACAACACTGCCCTTACCGATTTCTTGAGCAACATGCGACGCCAATAAACTCTGCAACCACTTTCTAAGAACATTTTAATATGCAACCAAGTATACTTGTAGTATTTCAtacctttatttttaacataaaaaggATGATCGAGTCTGCATTCTACCGTAAGCAAGCCATCTTCCACTGTGCCAGGATCAAAAGTCAACTTCAGCACTGACTCACCAAAGGAAACGCTTTCTTCATGAGAAATCAACTTCAAACCATCAGAACCGTAGCCCTGTAAACATACGAACAGTTCAAAAGTATTCCCCCAAGAAAAGCGTATACCTATGTATACTATAGGTGTATATTCATCATcttacattacattaaaaaataccaaCATTCTAAGTACTCTCGCCAGAACAATGTAACATTCAAAACATACCTAAATTAATTCAGTTCAAATGCTTTATAGCAAGATACTCAAACAGTACAGTGATCAGCTCTAGTTAAGTTCAGCATAAATGTGTTTTACTGAGACAGTAGTTAAAGGCACACAGATAACACAAGAAACTAAATATTGTGCTACaggtattaaaattaatttactggAACTAACAGCCACCTTGTAAGGACTCGCTGGgagattttcctcttttccacagCCTTCAGACCTTGCAAAATCTTCGACATCCTGCCATTCTTTATTGCGTCCTTTATGAAAGCACAAACGAGAGCCTAATAGattttttcaagcaaaaaaaaaaaaaaagggaaaaaaaaagcttagtgtTATGTAAAAAAGTCtctgttacaaataaaaaaaaaaaaacaaacccaagaaaaaacaTAGTTATCCAATAATATGCGTTATTTTACCTTTTAGAAAACAATGCCAAACAGTTGAGGGCCAGGAATGGCACCATCCTAAATCATCATCATCTGAAAGTGATGACATGCAGAAAATGCCAGATTCTGATTCACTATTCacctattaaaaaaaggaaaatggtgtTGAGATTTTACTATGTAAGATTTTAGAGCTGGTCTTAGAGATCTTTAGACACATTCTCTAACTTGCATCTATATCATAATTTTGCCTTAAGTACTAACAGGAATGTAACATGAAAACAAAGATTCAATGAATGCTATAAATGTGGATGAGTATTTTAATCTCCTTTCCTTGAAACGTTCTATCCTGTAATTTTTGATTTTCATCCTCTGAGATTCATGAGGGCATTCATAGATCAACTTAAATCTAAGTATAAGCATTTTACAAAGTATCATTCCCTGGCCATTCACAGCACCACTCAAAGCACACATTATTCTACGGTCAAATTACTGGAAAGCTGTAGAGTCATGTCTGCTCTACATAAATCACTGGGAAAAACTACATGTTTCTAACAGACAAGCTTCAGACACAAATTAATACACAGGGAAGGGAGAAGCAGGACTGACAAGTTTTTGTGCTAAAAGGAGATGGTTCCGTACTTCCTTTTTGAGATACCAAATGAGTTAATACAGTTTTTAACAGCTTGCTATAGAAGGAACTATGAGAGAAGCAGAGCCTTCTTAGGATGTGATCTCTTCACAAAAAAAGTAGACTATACAACATAGGCACTACAAGCCTACTGTGTTtggtaaaaagaaaagtaatagaaaTTCTAGCTTAAACAGAAATGGTATTAGAACAGATGATTTTTTAGAACTAGTTTATCTTTTCAAAAAGTGCAACCCATTACTCATGCAGCTTTGTTTATTTGAGAGATGTTTCAGAACTCACCCTTTCATGTCTGACTGGTGTTTCATCCAAATCATTTTTGGAGAAGTTAGGATCATTCTTTGAGGATCCTGGTGGAGGACGTGCATAGGAATGTAAACTTTTGCTTGTAGCTATTATGTGAACAGGAGATGATCTACAATAGAAAAAcgtattttaaaatatctcagaTTAAAGCAACAGAAGACTTGCTCTCCAATActctaaaatgcttttatttaacaAGTATTTCTGTTTCCGTGAGCTGAATACCAAATAAACTTCTCACACAACAACATTCAAATCGGATGATTAAAGGGTGCAAGCTCAGGCAAAGGGAGTATTTAGCGTTAACTCCTGCATAGCTTCTATGTACCACCCAAATGACAGTACTACCTCCCCATCAGCATCTCCTTGTCACAATGCTGAAGTTTTTACAAGTATCTTAAAGTGAATATCGCATTCTTAGAGTACATAAAGACATCTGTTCTGTCCTAATGATTAAATCCCAACTGCATTACTGTTAACAGtactgcatttaattttattataaactTAAGAGCCATATAATAGATGGTGAAGCCTAGAAATTTCTAAGGTCCCACAGTGCTTCTCACAGCTTTATAGAATTTACAAATGACGAATCTGAAACAGTATCAATAAAAAATACattgcattaaattaaaaaaaaaaacccacaaccatcTAAAGTCACTGCACTAGTAAGTATTCAGAATTTAACATAACAAATTCATCTTAATTTTTCATCTATTGCTTCACATGAGGTAAATGCCCATTAATTTCTGAGCCTTCTATGGTTAGGCAATGTCCTTATACCATCCTACCTCTTTCGTGGCCGGCAAATAAGCAGCTTTTGCAACAGGCTCTGAAACGAGTCCTGTGCAATCTTCCGCAGAAGAATAAAGTTGCTGTATAGAAAGATGACAAATATGGCTCCAGTTCAAAGTCAGAGTGTGTGAAGAGTGAAGGAAATGTTTCTGGAGACATAATATTACAAATCTTAAGAGTTCAAAATTGAAATATATGTCGGTACCTGTTATAAAAAGAGCACTGCATCAAAGGACTCTGAGGACTTGTGGCTATATTTGCTAATTCTGTCAACCAGTTCACCCCGTTCTCACAAGAATAAGCGCTTTCTGAATTGCTGTTTGAGGTATGTTGGTTCCATGAAGGCCTTGAACATTCCTGATG
Encoded here:
- the HBP1 gene encoding HMG box-containing protein 1, which gives rise to MATGLSDTLEHPNMVWEVKTNQMPNAVQKLLLVVDKRTSGMNESLELLKCNENLPSSPGYASCDEHMELDDLPELQAVQTDSTPPALFQLGADVSHQECSRPSWNQHTSNSNSESAYSCENGVNWLTELANIATSPQSPLMQCSFYNRSSPVHIIATSKSLHSYARPPPGSSKNDPNFSKNDLDETPVRHERVNSESESGIFCMSSLSDDDDLGWCHSWPSTVWHCFLKGSRLCFHKGRNKEWQDVEDFARSEGCGKEENLPASPYKGYGSDGLKLISHEESVSFGESVLKLTFDPGTVEDGLLTVECRLDHPFYVKNKGWSSFYPSLTVVQHGIPCCEMHLGDLCLPPGHPDAINFDDSGVFDTFKSYDFTPMDSSAVYVLSSMARQRRASLSCGGSNNQDAERSESSSKNCASTASSHLSSSSLYSKAGKSHSSGTASTVSATSPNKCKRPMNAFMLFAKKYRVEYTQMYPGKDNRAISVILGDRWKKMKNEERRMYTLEAKALAEEQKRLNPDCWKRKRTNSGSQQH